The window CTCTGGTCGATTTTTATTTCGAACATACTTCTTCAACGTCAGCAGGAACCTAATTTAAATAGTACAACATCAAATTTGTTGTTCTAAATTGTATGATGCACAGATGTAATACCCATACAAATATATTAAAAGTTAAGGAATACCTCTCAATTGGGTACATCCATCTATAGTGCACCAGACCTGCAAGTGCAGCTTCCTCGGCAAGATGTATTGTGAGGTGAAGACTGACGACAAAGAATGCAAGCGGTAATATCCTTTCCAATTGGCATAGGATCATAACTATTATGGGTGTAAGTTTGCGAAAGCATTCCACTGACCCTTTTTTAGTACACAAATGTCTGAAGAATGCACTTAGTTCCAATAATATCTGTGCAGTCGCAGTTGGGAGGCATTTACGTATGGCAATTGGAAGGAATTGCTGCATTAAAACATGCCAATCATGACTTTTAAGTCCCCTTACGATCTTTTCCTTTATATGCACAAGTCGTGAAATATTGGACGAGTAATTGTCAGGCACTTGTATTGAGGCTAAAACCTTGCAAAACAATTCCTTCTCTAATGGTTTCATAGTATATACACCGGGAGGCATCTTTGGCTTTCCATTGACAAATTTTCTGTGCAACTCCGGTTTCATGCCCATCAATTCCAGATCCAACCTTGCATTCAAGTTATCCTTGTTTTTCCCAACAATACCCAGCAGAGTTGCAACCAAACTTTCAGTGACATTTTTTTCAATGTGCATGACATCAAGGCAATGTCGAAGGACAAGATGTTCCCAATACGGCAACTTGAAGAAAATACTATGTTTCTTCCATGGCCCAACTGTTGGTCTAGGTAGTGGTCTTTTTTCTCCAACCACTTTCCGTGGGGTCTTACCATATTTGAACCGTAAAATGGACAACTATCGACGACATTCACATCCGGTCAAGGGGGAAGGTGCTTGCTCTCTTTCATCAGAAAGATTAAAGGTTTTCCTTTGTCGAAGAAAAACATGTGACATGGGCAAGAAACGACGGTGACCCATATAACAATATTTCCTACCCTTTTTTAGATATGTCGACTCAGTCTTGTAGTTGCAACAAGGACATGCTAATTTCCCATGTGTGCTCCAACCGGACAAGTTCCCATAGGCGGGGAAGTCGCTAATAGTCCATAAAACAGCTGCTCGTAAGGTGAAGGTATCTTGCCTAAATGTATCATAAGTGGGAACCCCTGAGGTCCACAATACTTTTAGCTCGTCTATTAATGGTTCAAGGTATACGTCAATATCATTTCCCGGAGATTCTTTTCCCGGTATTAACAAAGCCATCAATATGAACGGTGCTTTCATACACAACCAAGGTGGTAAATTGTAGACAGTCAACAATACTGGCCAGATGCTATAGTTGGAGCTGCATTTTCCGAAGGGGTTGAATCCGTCACTTGCCAACCCAAGACGTACATTGCGCATTTCATCACCAAATGTTGGAAATTTCAAATCTAATTGCTTCCATGCAAAGGAATCAGCTGGATGTCTTAAGAAGCCATCCTCGGGGTGAGAAAGCCCATGCCAACACATATCTTCACTGGTGTGTCGAGACATGTAAAGCCTTTGTAAGCGAGGTGTAATAGGAAAATATCTTAGCACCTTCCGAGGTATTCTCTTTTTACTGCTTCGTGCTGTCTCATCAACCTCGGTTGTATATCTGGACACATGTATGACAAGCATCTAAACCACTGTTATGTTTCCAATACAACATGCAGTCATTTTCACATGCATGGATCTTTTGGTGAGGCAACATGAAATTTTTCAGCAATCCCTTTGTACTCATCACGTTATTTGGTAAAGAATGACCATTTGGGAGTATATGTTTCAAAAGCTGAAGATTAGCTTGCACTGCACTTTCGCTGCACCCATATAAGCACTTGTTTTGAAATACTCGTATTAGGAAGTCCATTTTCTTCATACCACAACCCGGATATAATTTTGTGTTGCCGTTTTGcaccatggcttcaaacttacGTGCATATGCAGGTATCGGAGTTTCCTGCCCGCTGTGATTATTAATAGGCATGCCACCCATTACACTGAGACCAGAGAAAATATCTTCAAGCAAGGGGCCTAGTTCACAATAAGGATTATTAACAGTAGCACTTTGTTGTGCAGCTTGGCTACTTGGAATAGGGTTACCAAATGTCTCTCCATGCCATACCCACGAGCCTTCCAAGTATGAACGGTCCATACCTTCAACAATTAGATGTGCTTCAACTTCATTCTTACTCAACCAGAACCTATTCAAGCATTTAGCACATGGACATTTGATGTTGCCATCAAGAGAAGAAACTTGCAATGAGTTTGAGATAAATTTTGCTAGCCCTGTTCTGTAATCCTCTGTAAACGGATTCAAAGTGGCCCAACTTTTGTCCATCATA of the Pyrus communis chromosome 1, drPyrComm1.1, whole genome shotgun sequence genome contains:
- the LOC137722510 gene encoding uncharacterized protein, producing MDKSWATLNPFTEDYRTGLAKFISNSLQVSSLDGNIKCPCAKCLNRFWLSKNEVEAHLIVEGMDRSYLEGSWVWHGETFGNPIPSSQAAQQSATVNNPYCELGPLLEDIFSGLSVMGGMPINNHSGQETPIPAYARKFEAMVQNGNTKLYPGCGMKKMDFLIRVFQNKCLYGCSESAVQANLQLLKHILPNGHSLPNNVMSTKGLLKNFIYTTEVDETARSSKKRIPRKVLRYFPITPRLQRLYMSRHTSEDMCWHGLSHPEDGFLRHPADSFAWKQLDLKFPTFGDEMRNVRLGLASDGFNPFGKCSSNYSIWPVLLTVYNLPPWLCMKAPFILMALLIPGKESPGNDIDVYLEPLIDELKVLWTSGVPTYDTFRQDTFTLRAAVLWTISDFPAYGNLSGWSTHGKLACPCCNYKTESTYLKKGRKYCYMGHRRFLPMSHVFLRQRKTFNLSDEREQAPSPLTGCECRR